In a genomic window of Shouchella clausii:
- a CDS encoding M20 family metallopeptidase yields the protein MAATILAEKQEILTALDQRDKELRELALMIHANPELSFKEYKAAEWLSAYLEKEGFQVERGIAGLETAFTAVWEGNPGGPVIGIIAEYDALPNLGHACGHNLIGTAAVGAAVALKDAYPELQGTIKVIGTPAEEGGGGKIYMCNHGTFNDLDAAMMVHPKNKTMVLRGGLACMTATFSFYGKESHAASAPEKGISALDALIQSYNAINSLRQFFTDDVRIHGIITKGGDAANIVPGHCEAQFIIRAAITNRLHEIKEKVYEAVRYSSQSVGAKYKIEEGLIYAERNNNHALAELFKENWEAMGIEVEDPPKQGGIGSSDIGNVGQVTATIHPYIKIGENTNHTFEFTEDTKSEGGMKGMNQAAAGLAMTAYDLCTNPDALKAIRDEFEAWKKTQGR from the coding sequence ATGGCAGCAACAATACTGGCGGAAAAACAAGAGATTTTAACGGCATTGGATCAACGGGATAAGGAACTTAGAGAGCTGGCGCTCATGATTCATGCCAACCCAGAACTGTCTTTTAAAGAATACAAAGCAGCAGAATGGTTATCTGCTTATTTAGAAAAAGAAGGTTTCCAAGTAGAACGGGGCATTGCTGGCTTAGAGACGGCGTTTACGGCCGTTTGGGAAGGCAATCCAGGTGGCCCGGTTATCGGGATAATAGCGGAGTATGACGCATTGCCAAACTTAGGCCATGCTTGTGGCCATAATCTCATTGGCACTGCTGCTGTTGGCGCAGCCGTCGCATTAAAAGATGCCTACCCTGAATTGCAAGGAACGATTAAAGTGATAGGCACACCGGCGGAAGAAGGCGGCGGCGGGAAAATTTATATGTGCAACCACGGCACCTTCAACGATCTCGATGCTGCGATGATGGTCCATCCAAAAAACAAAACGATGGTGTTGCGTGGAGGACTAGCATGCATGACAGCGACGTTTTCGTTTTATGGAAAAGAATCACACGCCGCCTCAGCGCCAGAAAAAGGGATCAGTGCCCTAGATGCGCTCATTCAAAGTTACAATGCCATCAACAGTTTACGGCAGTTTTTCACCGATGATGTTCGGATCCACGGAATCATTACTAAAGGCGGCGATGCGGCCAATATCGTCCCTGGACATTGTGAAGCCCAATTTATCATCCGCGCCGCTATAACCAATCGGCTCCATGAAATAAAGGAAAAAGTATATGAAGCGGTTCGCTATTCGAGCCAATCAGTCGGCGCCAAATACAAGATCGAAGAAGGCCTCATATATGCCGAGCGTAACAACAACCATGCCTTGGCAGAGCTTTTTAAGGAGAACTGGGAAGCAATGGGCATTGAAGTAGAAGATCCACCAAAACAAGGAGGAATCGGCTCCTCCGACATCGGCAATGTCGGCCAGGTGACAGCCACCATTCATCCCTATATTAAAATTGGCGAAAACACGAACCATACGTTTGAGTTTACAGAAGATACAAAGTCAGAAGGCGGCATGAAAGGCATGAATCAAGCCGCAGCGGGATTGGCGATGACCGCCTATGATCTATGTACCAATCCAGATGCATTAAAAGCAATCCGCGATGAATTTGAGGCGTGGAAAAAGACGCAAGGACGTTAG
- a CDS encoding extracellular solute-binding protein: MKALKKFGVVVGLAVAATGCGGNGSSGDNTLVVYTTRSESLNEAVIPQFEKETGIRVQMISAGTGEAITRVESERNNPQGDVLWAADITMLYDKTDLFEEYVSPEDEYMMEGFKNTTGYFSPAFSDPTVFIVNTDLAGDMKIESFQDLLNPELKGRIAFGDPVNSSSAFQSLIAMLYAAGDGDPMSDQAWEFVKAFVANLDGKVQGSSGQVHKGVADGEYVVGLTWEDPVVHYKQSGAAVEVVFPTEGVVYPGQSIQIIKGTKNLENAKKFVDYVLSEEVQSRTGQELTVRPLREGVEVADYMTPQEEIKLFDEYDEMFIIENMDDITARYVEVLEGSMD; encoded by the coding sequence TTGAAAGCGCTTAAAAAATTCGGTGTAGTGGTCGGTTTGGCTGTTGCGGCAACGGGCTGCGGCGGGAATGGAAGCAGCGGCGATAACACATTGGTCGTGTATACAACGCGTAGTGAGAGTTTGAATGAAGCGGTGATTCCCCAATTCGAGAAGGAAACGGGCATTCGCGTGCAAATGATTTCGGCTGGCACAGGGGAAGCGATTACCCGGGTCGAGTCGGAGCGCAATAACCCGCAAGGCGATGTGTTGTGGGCGGCCGATATCACGATGCTTTATGATAAAACCGATTTGTTTGAGGAGTATGTGTCGCCGGAAGATGAATATATGATGGAAGGGTTTAAAAACACAACTGGTTATTTTTCGCCTGCCTTTTCTGATCCGACGGTGTTTATTGTCAATACCGATTTAGCGGGCGATATGAAAATTGAAAGTTTCCAGGATTTGTTGAATCCAGAGTTGAAAGGGCGAATTGCCTTTGGCGACCCTGTCAATTCAAGTTCGGCGTTCCAGTCGTTAATTGCAATGCTTTACGCTGCGGGGGACGGCGATCCGATGTCGGATCAGGCTTGGGAGTTTGTCAAAGCGTTTGTAGCCAATTTGGATGGCAAAGTGCAAGGCAGCTCCGGCCAAGTGCATAAAGGCGTGGCCGACGGTGAATATGTTGTTGGATTGACATGGGAAGATCCTGTTGTCCATTACAAGCAAAGCGGAGCAGCGGTTGAAGTCGTGTTTCCAACTGAAGGGGTTGTCTACCCAGGACAGTCGATCCAAATTATTAAGGGCACAAAAAATCTAGAGAATGCCAAAAAATTTGTTGACTATGTGTTATCGGAAGAAGTGCAAAGCCGTACGGGGCAGGAGTTGACGGTTCGGCCGCTCCGTGAAGGGGTAGAGGTGGCTGACTACATGACACCACAAGAGGAAATCAAGCTGTTTGATGAGTATGACGAGATGTTTATTATCGAGAACATGGATGACATTACCGCTCGTTATGTCGAAGTGCTTGAAGGTTCAATGGATTAA
- a CDS encoding ABC transporter ATP-binding protein codes for MGVAIDIDNVVKMYDEHTVIDGLSLKIEPGELFTLLGPSGCGKTTLLRMIIGFNSVDGGAIKVDGQRINDVPVSKRKMGMVFQNYAIFPHMTVAENIAFGLKTLKESKAQMQSKIDHIMKVVHIQDHHSKKPDKLSGGQQQRVALARALVINPNVLLMDEPLSNLDAKLRIEMRNAIKEIQQEVEITTVYVTHDQEEALAISDRIAVMNKGVIQQIGKPEQIYLRPSNLFVAQFIGTSNVIKAKVEKQGTDTFIVFNGEYKEKLENVVETVENGQEVLVSVRPQEFTITQEASAIAGVVESTMFLGINTHYLVTLTTGERVEVVQHIEDKAIIPEGTNIYVKVKPHLINLFDVANEQTLMKAGE; via the coding sequence ATGGGTGTAGCAATTGATATTGACAATGTGGTCAAAATGTACGATGAGCATACAGTTATTGATGGGTTGTCGCTCAAGATTGAGCCAGGCGAATTGTTTACGTTATTAGGTCCGTCTGGTTGTGGGAAAACAACGCTCTTGCGGATGATTATCGGTTTTAATTCTGTGGATGGCGGTGCGATTAAAGTCGATGGCCAGCGCATCAATGATGTTCCTGTCAGCAAGCGGAAAATGGGGATGGTGTTTCAAAACTATGCGATTTTTCCCCATATGACAGTGGCAGAGAACATCGCTTTTGGGTTGAAGACACTTAAGGAAAGCAAGGCGCAAATGCAAAGCAAGATTGATCATATAATGAAGGTCGTTCACATTCAAGACCACCATAGCAAAAAGCCAGATAAGCTTTCAGGGGGCCAACAACAACGGGTTGCACTTGCCCGGGCGCTTGTCATTAATCCGAATGTTTTGCTAATGGATGAGCCGCTTTCGAACTTGGATGCGAAACTGCGGATTGAAATGAGAAATGCGATTAAAGAAATTCAGCAAGAAGTGGAAATAACGACCGTTTATGTAACCCATGACCAAGAAGAGGCGCTGGCGATTTCTGACCGGATTGCTGTCATGAATAAAGGGGTGATCCAACAAATTGGCAAACCTGAACAAATTTATTTGCGTCCGTCGAATTTGTTTGTTGCCCAGTTTATTGGCACTTCCAATGTGATTAAAGCGAAGGTTGAAAAGCAAGGCACTGATACGTTCATCGTCTTTAATGGCGAATACAAAGAAAAGCTTGAGAACGTTGTAGAAACGGTTGAAAATGGGCAGGAAGTGCTGGTATCTGTCCGTCCACAGGAATTTACGATTACGCAAGAAGCAAGTGCCATCGCTGGCGTTGTCGAAAGCACGATGTTTTTAGGGATCAATACTCATTATCTCGTCACCCTTACGACTGGAGAGCGAGTGGAAGTGGTGCAACATATCGAAGACAAAGCGATTATTCCAGAGGGAACGAATATTTATGTAAAGGTGAAGCCGCACTTAATTAACTTGTTTGATGTGGCGAATGAACAAACGCTCATGAAGGCAGGTGAGTGA
- a CDS encoding ABC transporter permease → MRPKAFNGWNWITLSIVLFFALFILFPVVLVLNKSIYNGEVGRFTLEHFSLFFERKFYWVTLWNSIKVTVVATLLAVLIGLPLAYMLRRVKIFGSGIVQILIIVSYISPPFIGAYAWIQLLGRSGVITKWINDTFQLQFDGIYGFAGIVLVLTLQSFPLIFIYISGALKNLDNSLIEAAESLGYSGVQRVVKIVVPLIAPTILASSLLVFMRVIADFGTPMLIGEGYRTIPVLIYTQFMSEVGGDAGFAAALASIFIIVTIALFLVQRVIARQYSYSMSALRPMETKKSTGMKNLLSHVAVYGVTLLAILPQLVVVYTSFLETIGGQVYTGKFSLQNYENILFNRDLSMILNTYQLGLIAIVVIVILGILIAYLTVRKRNKVTSLLDTVSMLPFVIPGSVLAMALIFAFGEAPLYLTGTSLIMVLAFVIRRMPYTVRSSTAIVSQISPSMEEAAISLGASERRTFFRVVVPMMMPGVLAGAIMSWMTILGELSASIILYSTNTQTLAVSIYTEVIRGNFGNASAYSAILTVTSILSLFLFFKLTGKKEMNV, encoded by the coding sequence ATGCGGCCTAAAGCGTTCAATGGCTGGAATTGGATCACGCTGTCAATTGTGCTATTCTTTGCTTTATTCATTTTGTTTCCGGTTGTGTTAGTCTTGAATAAGAGCATTTATAATGGGGAAGTGGGGCGTTTCACGCTTGAACATTTCTCGCTCTTTTTTGAACGGAAGTTTTATTGGGTGACACTGTGGAATAGCATCAAAGTGACTGTAGTAGCGACGCTCTTGGCTGTTTTGATCGGTCTGCCTCTTGCTTATATGTTGCGGCGAGTGAAAATTTTCGGAAGTGGCATTGTCCAAATTCTCATTATTGTCTCGTATATCTCGCCACCGTTTATTGGCGCCTATGCGTGGATTCAGCTACTCGGCCGAAGCGGCGTTATTACAAAATGGATCAATGATACTTTTCAACTTCAGTTTGATGGCATTTATGGTTTTGCCGGAATTGTACTTGTACTAACATTACAATCATTCCCGCTTATTTTCATTTATATTTCTGGGGCATTGAAGAACCTTGACAATTCATTGATCGAGGCAGCGGAAAGCCTTGGCTATTCTGGGGTGCAGCGCGTCGTTAAAATTGTCGTTCCGCTGATTGCACCGACGATTCTGGCCAGCTCGCTCCTTGTCTTTATGCGCGTAATCGCTGATTTTGGCACACCGATGTTGATTGGCGAAGGGTACAGGACGATTCCTGTTTTGATTTATACGCAGTTTATGAGTGAAGTCGGCGGCGATGCAGGCTTTGCGGCAGCACTTGCGTCGATCTTTATTATCGTGACGATTGCTTTGTTTCTCGTGCAGCGAGTGATTGCACGGCAATACTCGTATTCAATGTCGGCCCTGCGGCCAATGGAAACAAAGAAAAGCACAGGCATGAAAAATTTGCTTAGCCATGTGGCTGTTTATGGGGTCACACTATTGGCGATTTTGCCGCAGCTCGTTGTCGTCTACACTTCCTTTTTGGAAACGATCGGCGGCCAAGTGTATACAGGAAAGTTCTCGTTGCAAAATTATGAGAACATCTTGTTTAACCGCGATTTGTCGATGATTTTAAATACGTACCAGTTAGGCTTGATCGCGATCGTGGTCATTGTCATTCTCGGGATATTGATTGCGTATTTAACGGTGCGCAAACGAAATAAAGTAACATCGTTGCTTGATACGGTGTCCATGCTTCCTTTTGTCATCCCTGGTTCTGTGTTAGCAATGGCGCTCATATTCGCTTTTGGCGAAGCACCTCTGTATTTAACGGGAACGAGCTTGATTATGGTGCTAGCCTTTGTGATCCGGCGTATGCCTTATACGGTTCGTTCCAGCACGGCGATTGTTAGCCAAATTAGCCCGAGCATGGAAGAAGCGGCCATCAGTCTTGGCGCTTCCGAAAGGCGGACATTTTTTCGGGTAGTCGTGCCAATGATGATGCCTGGCGTGTTGGCGGGCGCTATTATGAGTTGGATGACGATCCTTGGTGAGTTGAGCGCGTCGATCATTTTGTATTCAACCAATACACAAACGCTCGCCGTTTCGATTTATACGGAAGTAATCCGTGGAAACTTCGGCAATGCCTCTGCTTATTCGGCGATTTTAACGGTAACGTCAATTTTGTCGCTGTTTCTCTTTTTTAAGTTGACAGGCAAAAAAGAAATGAACGTGTAA
- a CDS encoding sensor histidine kinase yields the protein MERRRMKDDIQRSFLTNAIVIISAILCVYLLSLLFLFNVSIVRPSQATNERVAKEVEAEFAHYKEGMARLVADEQIRAFLRGEGKSGEVNQLLYDFRNAQTFQSDFVLLDSEAEIVATSLYEGQKEQLQQSPVLREQMQKAEEHPFTGEYVNKRAFNAGQGGAYVFAAAVEEGEGRTGYLLFLLEHTLQSASEQIVFVTDSFYNAVFYSHTIGIGALGKLTIPTDGFLVQYDGNPFYVTKTEVAGQPIQVITLTSVKTYQLLLLYGLLAMVVSSFVMLAVVWLVTPKILKKTLEPFDALVARISSKNNHLHFQQTDHVFAEVQTIYEEYTNKVHEIQALVDKNEEILEKKRLSEIKHLEAKFNPHFLYNVLEMIKYETLANPESAAEMIVKTAKLMRYNAHFGDTTVLLEEDIAYLQDYFALQKMRYGKRLDYTIAIEPELGRARVPKLLLQPLIENAIKHNIDGIRCLNVDVSAYWENGVLTFVVEDNGLGMTPGKVAKIKAIMAGEMKETAHTGLKNTHQMIQLLYGQRYGIDIASAPEKGEGTTVRMHIPYEG from the coding sequence ATGGAACGCAGACGGATGAAAGATGATATTCAACGGTCGTTTTTAACGAACGCCATCGTCATTATTTCCGCGATTTTATGTGTATATCTATTGTCTTTGCTTTTTTTATTCAATGTATCGATTGTGCGACCGAGCCAAGCGACAAATGAACGAGTGGCTAAAGAGGTCGAAGCTGAGTTTGCCCACTATAAAGAGGGAATGGCCCGTTTAGTAGCCGATGAACAAATTAGAGCGTTTTTACGTGGCGAAGGAAAAAGCGGCGAAGTGAATCAATTGCTTTACGACTTCCGTAATGCGCAAACGTTTCAGTCAGACTTTGTCTTGTTGGATAGCGAAGCGGAAATTGTCGCGACAAGCTTGTATGAAGGGCAGAAGGAACAATTGCAGCAAAGCCCGGTCTTGCGGGAACAAATGCAAAAAGCAGAGGAACATCCATTTACAGGGGAGTATGTCAATAAACGAGCGTTTAACGCTGGCCAAGGAGGCGCTTACGTGTTTGCCGCTGCGGTTGAAGAAGGGGAAGGGCGTACAGGTTATTTGCTGTTCTTGCTTGAACATACCCTCCAGTCGGCTAGTGAGCAAATTGTATTTGTCACCGATTCATTTTATAATGCCGTTTTTTATAGCCATACAATCGGAATTGGCGCCCTTGGAAAATTAACGATTCCAACCGATGGATTCCTTGTCCAGTATGACGGCAACCCTTTTTATGTGACGAAAACAGAAGTCGCTGGTCAGCCGATTCAAGTGATCACGCTCACATCGGTTAAAACGTATCAGCTCCTGTTGTTGTATGGCCTCTTGGCGATGGTCGTTTCAAGCTTTGTCATGTTGGCTGTTGTTTGGCTGGTTACTCCAAAAATTTTAAAAAAGACGCTTGAACCTTTTGATGCGCTAGTCGCGCGGATTTCTTCAAAGAATAACCATCTTCATTTTCAACAAACAGACCATGTCTTTGCAGAAGTGCAGACGATTTACGAGGAATACACGAATAAAGTCCATGAAATTCAAGCACTTGTTGATAAAAACGAAGAAATTCTTGAGAAAAAACGCTTAAGTGAAATTAAACATTTAGAGGCAAAATTTAATCCCCACTTTCTTTACAATGTATTAGAAATGATTAAATATGAAACATTGGCTAACCCAGAGAGCGCAGCGGAGATGATTGTCAAAACAGCGAAATTGATGCGCTACAACGCTCATTTTGGCGACACGACCGTTTTGTTGGAAGAAGATATCGCCTACTTGCAAGACTATTTTGCTTTGCAAAAAATGCGCTATGGCAAGAGGCTCGATTACACGATTGCGATTGAACCAGAGCTAGGCCGTGCCCGTGTGCCGAAACTGCTGCTCCAACCATTGATTGAAAATGCCATTAAGCACAATATTGACGGTATCCGCTGTTTAAACGTTGATGTAAGCGCCTATTGGGAAAACGGGGTCCTCACATTTGTGGTAGAGGACAATGGGCTCGGCATGACGCCTGGAAAAGTGGCGAAAATCAAAGCGATTATGGCAGGAGAAATGAAAGAGACGGCGCATACCGGTTTAAAAAATACACACCAAATGATTCAACTGCTTTACGGGCAACGATACGGGATTGACATTGCTTCAGCGCCGGAAAAAGGAGAGGGGACAACCGTCCGTATGCACATTCCATATGAGGGGTGA
- a CDS encoding response regulator transcription factor, whose amino-acid sequence MLKVAIVEDEPILLKGLLYRVDWLSNDCTVVGAAEDGAEGLNLIKQTKPDIIITDIRMPFKDGLAMLKEAKADHSFEAIILSGFGEFDYAKQAITIGVHDYLLKPVDMHELEATLQKLVQKLQAQKSNDHLTKQTKVYSHLLDLGRGSHSTYVAEIMDFIKKHYHEKVTLKAASNEIGLSTVSLNDKLKEKTGYSFNELVTRYRLTKAISLLQDEKLLIYEVAEKTGFSDYKYFSQVFKKYTGMSPKQFCGK is encoded by the coding sequence ATGCTAAAAGTGGCAATCGTGGAAGATGAACCGATCCTGTTAAAAGGGCTGCTCTACCGCGTGGACTGGCTAAGTAACGACTGTACGGTCGTCGGTGCCGCTGAGGATGGGGCAGAAGGGCTGAACCTCATTAAACAAACAAAACCGGACATTATTATTACAGACATCCGCATGCCGTTTAAAGACGGTCTGGCCATGTTAAAAGAAGCAAAAGCCGACCATTCCTTTGAAGCCATTATTTTATCTGGTTTTGGCGAGTTCGATTACGCCAAGCAGGCGATCACGATTGGCGTCCATGATTATTTGCTAAAACCAGTTGATATGCATGAATTGGAGGCTACCTTGCAAAAGCTTGTGCAAAAATTGCAGGCACAAAAAAGCAACGATCATTTAACAAAACAAACAAAAGTGTATAGCCATCTTCTCGACTTGGGGAGAGGCAGCCATTCAACCTATGTCGCCGAAATTATGGACTTTATAAAAAAACACTACCATGAAAAAGTAACGTTAAAAGCAGCAAGCAATGAAATTGGCCTTTCCACAGTCAGCTTGAATGACAAGTTAAAGGAAAAAACAGGGTACAGCTTTAATGAATTAGTCACACGCTACCGCCTTACTAAGGCAATTAGCTTGCTTCAAGACGAAAAGCTGCTTATCTATGAAGTCGCCGAAAAAACCGGTTTTAGCGACTATAAGTATTTCAGCCAAGTGTTTAAAAAATATACCGGCATGTCGCCTAAGCAGTTTTGCGGCAAATAG
- a CDS encoding RapH N-terminal domain-containing protein, whose amino-acid sequence MTVAVSPEKAGATIAEWYSCIIARSVEQASQLKAKVDAMFKQIEKNERLLAYYALVNFRYRLMCKQASQGGADDEMLKRAGMVAEESVDHLLKYLYYFSCGQNEFVNERYRSAIRLFRKAERLLEYVENREEEAEFHYYMGLSLYRISQYPFAGSYIEEALVEFNRLGNKERSIHCQTILGGIYSETKQYDKAVLILNEALAAAHPYPFSKMAVLRALGLNALRYHHYEQARQWFEKTLSYHEFQHTLIGVKNTYNLANTLYRLNLPQHAAPYLKKAAIGAEFYRNKEYKARCLATRGLYAEGNYALIDKAIEQLDTEGFDFEVDELAEEAATYFEQAGHTTLALKYLKIAYHAKQNLFKLGAGQ is encoded by the coding sequence ATGACCGTTGCTGTTTCCCCTGAGAAAGCAGGAGCCACAATTGCCGAGTGGTACAGTTGCATCATTGCCCGTTCCGTGGAACAAGCTTCACAATTAAAGGCAAAAGTTGACGCCATGTTTAAGCAGATCGAAAAAAATGAACGTTTGCTCGCCTATTATGCACTCGTCAACTTTCGCTACCGTCTTATGTGCAAACAAGCTAGCCAAGGCGGCGCTGACGACGAAATGTTGAAGAGGGCCGGGATGGTAGCTGAGGAATCAGTGGACCATCTATTGAAGTATTTATATTATTTTTCATGCGGACAAAACGAATTTGTCAATGAACGCTATCGCTCTGCCATTCGCTTATTCCGCAAAGCTGAACGCTTGCTCGAATATGTGGAAAACAGAGAAGAAGAAGCTGAATTTCATTACTATATGGGCCTCTCCCTTTATCGGATCAGCCAGTACCCATTTGCTGGTTCTTATATTGAAGAAGCACTCGTCGAATTTAACCGTTTAGGAAACAAGGAACGTTCCATTCATTGCCAAACGATCCTTGGGGGCATTTATTCGGAAACCAAGCAATACGATAAGGCGGTTCTGATTCTTAATGAAGCGCTCGCCGCAGCTCATCCATACCCTTTTTCCAAAATGGCGGTCCTTCGCGCTTTGGGCCTGAACGCCCTTAGGTACCACCATTACGAACAAGCTCGGCAATGGTTTGAAAAAACATTGTCTTACCATGAATTCCAGCATACCCTTATCGGCGTCAAAAACACGTACAATTTAGCCAATACATTGTATCGTTTGAATTTGCCCCAACACGCCGCGCCTTATTTGAAAAAGGCGGCGATCGGGGCAGAGTTTTATCGAAATAAAGAATACAAAGCACGATGTTTAGCGACTAGAGGATTATATGCAGAAGGCAACTATGCACTGATTGACAAAGCAATTGAGCAGTTAGATACGGAAGGCTTTGACTTTGAAGTGGACGAGCTTGCAGAAGAAGCAGCGACTTATTTTGAACAAGCCGGACATACAACATTGGCGTTAAAATACTTAAAAATTGCCTACCACGCTAAGCAAAACTTGTTTAAATTAGGCGCAGGCCAATAA
- a CDS encoding gamma-glutamyl-gamma-aminobutyrate hydrolase family protein has translation MAKPVIGITSTIALHNQIPSVDLAEKVVEAVMNAGGVPIVLPVGNVELASDWIKACDGLILSSGEDVDPYLYKAEPSPKLQKTFKQRDEVEIALVKQALQQKKPIFAICRGIGVLNVALGGSLMQDIETALPNACKHYQEAGRTDVTHRIQIVKDSLLHQVIGSEEIRVNSLHHQAIGRLAPPLKQVASAADGVIEAVEGKAGMPYVLGVQWHPEELAANDAAMARLFTVLIERASEKSL, from the coding sequence ATGGCTAAACCAGTAATAGGAATTACGAGCACAATTGCCCTTCATAATCAAATTCCAAGTGTAGACCTCGCTGAGAAGGTCGTCGAAGCCGTCATGAACGCTGGAGGTGTGCCGATCGTGCTCCCTGTAGGGAACGTCGAGCTCGCTTCTGATTGGATAAAAGCATGCGATGGCTTGATCTTAAGTAGCGGCGAAGATGTAGATCCATATTTATATAAGGCTGAACCTTCACCGAAACTGCAAAAAACATTTAAACAACGTGATGAAGTAGAAATTGCACTAGTCAAACAAGCTTTGCAGCAGAAAAAGCCGATTTTTGCGATTTGCAGAGGCATTGGCGTCTTGAACGTTGCTTTAGGAGGAAGCTTAATGCAAGACATTGAAACAGCCCTGCCAAATGCTTGCAAACACTACCAAGAAGCAGGCCGCACAGATGTGACTCACCGTATTCAGATTGTGAAAGATAGCCTGTTGCATCAGGTGATCGGCTCCGAAGAGATAAGGGTGAACAGTTTGCATCACCAGGCAATCGGCAGGCTTGCTCCACCATTAAAGCAGGTCGCATCGGCCGCTGATGGTGTCATTGAGGCAGTAGAAGGCAAAGCAGGAATGCCCTATGTCCTTGGCGTCCAATGGCATCCAGAAGAATTAGCAGCAAACGATGCAGCGATGGCACGGTTATTCACTGTGTTGATTGAGAGAGCGAGTGAGAAGTCCCTATAG
- the rbsK gene encoding ribokinase, whose amino-acid sequence MITVVGSINIDLVVHTGTMPVLGETVLGGEFQTNPGGKGANQAVAAARLGADVTMIGKVGSDPYGKLVTGNLQNEQINTDYIEVEKDGHTGVAMITVTNNDNAIVVAPGANFSWKPEDAAQYRDVFKQTNVLVLQLEVPLPFIEKIAKIGKEERCIVILNPAPAQPLPSSLLDLVDYITPNETECQTIFKQSVEQAVQRYPNKLLVTEGKKGAAYHDGQQLVQVNGFPANVVDTTGAGDTFNGALAAALASGQQLTEAVTFANAAASLSVEQAGAQAGMPSKQQVLVRLGLS is encoded by the coding sequence TTGATTACGGTTGTTGGCAGTATAAACATTGATCTTGTCGTCCATACGGGCACCATGCCTGTCTTAGGGGAAACAGTGCTTGGCGGCGAGTTTCAAACGAATCCAGGAGGAAAAGGGGCCAATCAAGCAGTTGCTGCGGCGAGGCTTGGTGCTGACGTGACGATGATAGGCAAAGTCGGCAGTGACCCGTACGGAAAGCTCGTCACAGGCAACTTACAAAACGAACAAATTAACACGGATTACATAGAGGTTGAGAAGGACGGACATACAGGCGTAGCCATGATTACGGTCACAAACAACGACAATGCGATTGTTGTCGCACCTGGAGCCAATTTCAGTTGGAAGCCCGAGGATGCCGCCCAATACCGTGATGTGTTCAAACAGACAAACGTCCTCGTGCTTCAACTTGAAGTGCCGCTCCCTTTTATCGAGAAAATCGCTAAAATAGGCAAGGAAGAACGATGCATCGTCATTCTAAATCCTGCCCCCGCACAGCCGTTGCCGTCATCGTTGCTTGATCTCGTTGATTATATCACTCCAAATGAAACAGAGTGCCAGACGATTTTTAAGCAATCGGTTGAACAAGCGGTCCAGAGATATCCAAACAAGTTGCTTGTAACAGAAGGAAAAAAAGGCGCTGCCTACCACGACGGCCAACAGCTCGTTCAAGTGAACGGATTCCCAGCAAACGTCGTCGATACCACCGGAGCAGGCGATACATTCAATGGCGCTCTTGCTGCAGCTTTGGCTTCTGGCCAGCAATTAACCGAAGCGGTGACGTTCGCTAATGCCGCTGCTTCGCTATCAGTAGAACAGGCAGGCGCACAGGCAGGGATGCCGTCAAAACAACAAGTGTTGGTCCGTCTAGGCTTATCATAA
- a CDS encoding peptidoglycan-binding domain-containing protein, with protein sequence MSDPAVKIVQQWVNNTYRNRTGYGEEIEENGRTGWSTVYALTRALQIELGIANPVNNFGPTTESRYIAWGEMEEGSVPTDEKGQRIVRILQGACYCKGYDPGGFNGFFGPKTKAAVQQLQTDAGLPNRDGKVYAYIFKAFLTMDAYRLTRNGSQTIRTIQQELNNKYYKTAGVQPCDGHYQRQTNKSRINPRILDISSLIL encoded by the coding sequence TTGAGTGATCCGGCAGTAAAAATAGTTCAACAATGGGTAAACAACACATATCGTAACCGAACAGGATATGGTGAAGAAATTGAAGAAAATGGGAGAACCGGTTGGTCTACTGTTTATGCACTAACAAGAGCTTTACAAATAGAACTAGGTATTGCTAATCCAGTAAATAACTTTGGCCCTACAACAGAATCTCGGTATATAGCATGGGGGGAAATGGAAGAAGGGTCAGTTCCAACGGATGAAAAAGGTCAAAGGATCGTAAGGATATTGCAAGGGGCATGTTATTGTAAAGGTTACGATCCTGGTGGTTTTAACGGATTTTTTGGTCCCAAAACCAAGGCAGCTGTGCAACAACTACAGACCGATGCAGGATTACCTAATCGAGACGGTAAGGTATACGCGTATATTTTTAAAGCTTTTTTGACAATGGATGCTTACCGACTTACTCGAAATGGAAGTCAGACTATCCGCACGATTCAACAAGAGCTTAATAATAAGTATTACAAAACTGCTGGTGTACAGCCTTGTGATGGACATTACCAACGTCAGACGAATAAGTCCCGGATTAACCCCCGAATTTTGGACATAAGCTCACTTATTCTCTGA